A genome region from Gallus gallus isolate bGalGal1 chromosome 9, bGalGal1.mat.broiler.GRCg7b, whole genome shotgun sequence includes the following:
- the P2RY14 gene encoding P2Y purinoceptor 14, with product MFNSSTNSSGSSCSNSTVITRAVIPLIYCLIFVVGLLLNGVAAWIFLCISSKKSFIVYLKNIVVADLLMSLTFPFKILADSEIAPPQLNTFVCRYSAVVFYANMYIGISFFGLIGFDRYYKIVKPLFTSFVHTVHYSKVISAIIWLLITFITLPNMILTNEISKANDSRTCIGLKSELGKQWHEVSSYICTGIFWIVFLLLIIFYTSISKKIYSSYKKFRRNSDSAKRKTSRNIFTIMFVFVLCFVPYHFCRIPYTLSQTSPQFNCRSQRALFLAKEFTLLLSAANVCLDPIIYFFLCQPFRERLYQKLHLQPKTSGEAEITKSRRSNTLQESVNIL from the coding sequence ATGTTCAACTCCAGCACAAACTCCTCgggaagcagctgcagtaaCAGCACAGTAATAACAAGGGCAGTAATTCCCCTGATCTACTGCTTGATTTTCGTGGTAGGATTGCTGCTGAATGGCGTGGCAGCATGGATCTTTCTCTGCATCTCCAGCAAGAAGAGTTTTATCGTCTATCTCAAAAACATTGTTGTTGCTGATCTCCTAATGAGTCTgacatttcctttcaaaatccTCGCTGACTCTGAAATCGCACCTCCACAGCTCAACACCTTTGTGTGCAGAtactctgctgttgttttttatgcAAATATGTACATCGGAATATCATTCTTTGGCCTCATAGGTTTTGACAGGTACTACAAAATCGTGAAGCCTTTATTCACCTCCTTTGTTCACACGGTTCACTACAGTAAGGTTATCTCTGCCATCATATGGCTACTGATCACGTTTATAACACTTCCAAATATGATTTTAACTAATGAAATCTCTAAAGCAAATGATTCCAGAACATGCATCGGCCTTAAAAGCGAGCTTGGCAAACAGTGGCACGAGGTGTCAAGTTATATTTGCACAGGGATTTTCTGGATTGTTTTCCTCCTACTCATCATTTTTTACACCTCAATCTCCAAAAAAATATACAGCTCCTACAAAAAATTCAGGAGGAACTCGGACTCTGCTAAGAGGAAAACCAGCCGCAATATTTTCACCATCATGTTCGTGTTCGTCCTCTGCTTCGTGCCCTACCACTTCTGCCGAATCCCATACACTCTGAGCCAAACGAGCCCACAGTTCAACTGCCGCTCACAGAGAGCTCTGTTCCTCGCCAAGGAGTTCACCCTGCTATTATCAGCTGCCAACGTGTGCCTCGATcccattatttattttttcctctgccaaCCTTTTAGAGAAAGGCTGTACCAAAAACTGCACCTCCAGCCGAAAACATCAGGTGAGGCTGAAATCACCAAATCGAGGAGATCAAACACGCTTCAGGAAAGCGTGAACATTCTGTAA